From Juglans regia cultivar Chandler chromosome 8, Walnut 2.0, whole genome shotgun sequence, the proteins below share one genomic window:
- the LOC108981340 gene encoding ctenidin-1-like encodes MGRNSVVSWNLSFLVLGLFSHVLVEASREGRFTSGERYGLGNGVGSRFSEEAGHQGLTAGGYDGGYGGGSGSGGGYGNGYGSGIGGSGGGVGKGGGSGDGSGAGQGGGYGSGGGNGGNGGGGFGGGWGNGGSGSGGGGGGGFGFGDGGGNGGGGKYGSGYGGGSYKPPGTN; translated from the coding sequence ATGGGAAGAAATAGCGTGGTTTCATGGAATCTCAGTTTCTTGGTTTTAGGGCTCTTTAGCCACGTACTGGTCGAAGCTAGCAGAGAAGGGAGGTTCACGAGTGGTGAGAGATATGGTTTGGGCAATGGGGTAGGTAGTAGGTTTAGTGAAGAGGCTGGCCATCAAGGGCTTACAGCTGGTGGTTACGACGGAGGATACGGCGGTGGGAGTGGCTCTGGTGGAGGGTATGGCAATGGTTATGGCTCGGGCATTGGTGGTAGCGGCGGAGGGGTTGGTAAAGGAGGGGGCTCGGGTGATGGCAGCGGTGCGGGCCAAGGTGGAGGGTATGGTTCAGGTGGTGGTAATGGTggcaatggtggtggtggttttggTGGTGGATGGGGCAATGGTGGTTCTGGTTCGGGTGGGGGAGGAGGTGGTGGCTTTGGGTTTGGGGATGGGGGCGGTAATGGGGGCGGAGGTAAATATGGCTCAGGCTATGGTGGGGGATCCTACAAACCTCCTGGAACAAACTAA
- the LOC108981342 gene encoding acyl-CoA-binding domain-containing protein 3-like — translation MELFHLLFLTASLALLLPFLVAKFLSIAFPDDAGPPHSLSKSAPIVGEPIVMDDIRSFRDRLTVPVSESVTKNVHEFLDEAPPVKVAEFEGLQVPAEEIVEITHRCHDLPEKLPECGLQEEPDVDKFPETVGFPDKLSEENIEDSASVKEILENRVGFELAANNEVVAESEEINRVEDCEVKETNEEKEVRFDSDEDDWEGIERTDLEKAFAAAATFVLESSSGDNEDPLAMAGVGTDLQMELYGLHRIATEGPCRDPQPMALKFFSRAKWNAWQRLGRMSPEVAMEQYIKILSDKVPAWMEGGFAGGIRPEPTEAGISTFAVDLSTFSFHQPSDVDERKPEQKAGAEGGCSSGGPNSDYKAKE, via the exons TTCCATTGCTTTTCCTGATGACGCTGGTCCCCCCCACTCGCTCTCTAAATCTGCTCCAATCGTTGGTGAGCCGATTGTTATGGATGATATACGATCATTCCGAGATAGATTGACCGTTCCGGTTTCCGAGAGCGTTACGAAGAACGTCCATGAATTCCTCGACGAAGCGCCTCCGGTGAAGGTCGCTGAATTTGAAGGACTACAGGTTCCGGCCGAGGAGATCGTGGAAATTACTCATCGCTGTCATGACTTGCCGGAAAAGTTACCCGAGTGTGGTTTGCAAGAAGAACCCGACGTCGACAAGTTCCCGGAGACAGTTGGATTCCCGGATAAGCTGTCGGAGGAAAATATAGAGGATTCGGCTAGTGTAAAAGAGATCTTAGAGAACAGAGTGGGCTTTGAGTTGGCAGCAAACAATGAAGTTGTTGCTGAATCTGAGGAGATTAATCGGGTTGAGGACTGTGAAGTAAAGGAAACAAATGAAGAGAAGGAGGTGAGGTTTGATAGCGACGAGGATGATTGGGAAGGGATTGAAAGGACTGATTTGGAGAAGGCTTTCGCGGCGGCCGCCACTTTCGTTCTTGAGTCGTCATCAGGGGATAATGAGGATCCTTTGGCGATGGCAGGTGTTGGGACTGATTTGCAGATGGAGTTGTACGGGCTTCACAGGATTGCCACCGAAGGGCCTTGCCGCGACCCTCAGCCTATGGCTCTCAAGTTCTTTTCCCGTGCCAAGTG GAATGCTTGGCAAAGGCTGGGGCGAATGAGTCCAGAGGTGGCAATGGAACAGTATATCAAAATTCTCTCTGATAAAGTTCCTGCCTGGATGGAAGGCGGATTTGCA GGTGGCATTAGACCTGAACCCACAGAAGCAGGAATATCCACCTTTGCTGTTGACTTGAgcacattttcatttcatcaaccTAGTGATGTTGATGAAAG GAAACCAGAACAGAAGGCTGGAGCTGAGGGAGGTTGTAGTAGTGGGGGCCCAAACTCTGATTACAAG GCCAAAGAATGA